Proteins from one Kwoniella shivajii chromosome 1, complete sequence genomic window:
- a CDS encoding Kae1-associated kinase Bud32, which yields MLASTQFSPSTCYLEKGELIKQGAEAKVYALASLFPNPTIYDPSLSSSSSSSSSSSISHSISTRTSSTSPNDAPGVILKYRFPKTYRHPTLDSALTSSRLIFEARALSRASRAGVVVPKVLWVDEKGGVIGLERIEGWSVREVLGGGAEGEMEFQDDEEIEIEFDDTDADADAESGQEGADERDVQGEGEYEEINEGWQKLSALGVTREHLMNSIGTALARLHLTTIIHGDLTTSNMMIRLTPNSIQPYEIVMIDFGLSSTAQFPENYAVDLYVLERAFASTHPKSEKLYAGVLEAYAKGLGEKKWRPIELKLKSVRRRGRKRDMSG from the exons ATGTTAGCCAGTACGCaattttcaccttctacgTGCTACTTGGAGAAAGGGGAGTTGATCAAACAAGGTGCAGAAGCT AAAGTATATGCCCTTGCATCACTTTTCCCCAACCCCACAATATACGAcccatcattatcatcatcatcatcatcttcttcatcctcctcaatCTCTCATTCCATTTCTACACGTACTTCGTCCACCAGCCCGAACGATGCCCCAGGGGTAATACTGAAATACCGATTCCCAAAAACGTATCGACATCCAACACTTGACTCGGCATTGACTTCTTCAAGGCTCATATTCGAAGCTAGGGCTTTATCTCGAGCTTCAAGGGCAGGAGTAGTGGTTCCCAAGGTATTATGGGTAGACGAGAAAGGTGGTGTTATTGGATTAGAGAGGATCGAAGGTTGGAGTGTCAGAGAAGTGTTGGGTGGAGGTGCAGAGGGTGAAATGGAatttcaagatgatgaagaaatcgaaattgaattcgatgatactgatgctgatgctgatgctgaatCAGGACAGGAGGGAGCGGATGAAAGGGATGTacaaggtgaaggtgaatatgaagaaatcaacgaAGGTTGGCAGAAATTAAGTGCATTGGGTGTTACTAGAG AACACTTGATGAACTCAATAGGTACTGCATTAGCAAGATTACACTTGACAACTATAATCCATGGTGATCTAACCACGTCAAATATGATGATTAGATTGACACCCAATAGTATACAACCTTATGAGATT GTGATGATAGATTTCGGTCTTTCTTCAACTGCTCAATTCCCTGAAAATTACGCTGTAGATTTATACGTATTAGAAAGAGCTTTCGCTTCTACTCATCCCAAATCAGAAAAGCTTTATGCTGGT GTACTGGAAGCTTATGCTAAAGGAttaggagaaaagaaatggagaCCCATAGAACTCAAGCTGAAATCAG tgcgaagaagaggaagaaagagagatatgaGTGGCTAA